The proteins below are encoded in one region of Candidatus Protochlamydia phocaeensis:
- a CDS encoding alpha/beta hydrolase, whose amino-acid sequence MSIQNNLQSIVRDYTSSAPSPTGVSSPILEKGRLGLNSLDKELTEKIETLMGHIGDTAKLEGVEAQKAQLRGQIKSELRELNKEISARIENKVKVIMQPTEKKEEQKALMKAKSMLEALDKRLDSVQLEGVAVSIFKEQSSFKGDMQKIFEKFVTSFVGKLMDKVRSQIYHGWTEVGVSKRAHYDKQLALFDSKEKKLEEKKEALQNGLSKNREYRKLSAENDRMQEEIDKISSRLLSGNLTPSETESLGKEFDLLFKEQTGVLEKRREMELAHAEKIKEPLQDIQKELDTIASKRVEIKSKIEGMEKGKQAGVKTRAQMQAIGGEPATIIDESTNSTLDGMYLSADKFRAKLKEAGGQIAVVRSNNFEAALNSQGNLLPDQIQTMKEALKGAQAAVVRYTRDKGEEGKEVLSGFKVQQGQVDALRESLDPLTSNGWVITDSDENGDVFIFQHKDLEALSRVDTVLNSDGNLAADQVQTIKAALEGTNAKLVKYVREGGTEALSGFKLPEDQIDSILGALDPLIQNGWIITAADERGDVFIFQQKDMDELDEWYKDENIHYALTTEDINYQFKEEPLTEKTSTGFGFPSSALKSPSAAKTLEEMGIAEAGFTKYQLGEKVYFFPQEDMQDYDKFAEQGIQLADSYEYKDIDLDKKSSGGTVILSSGNAGVYEMHKREMLAYLMRGMDVMGFNFAGYGESKGVPSGETFKKNMEAVYNHIQKHHPVPDEKLLCKALCMSGGPATYLAAKHPKMNLFLDQTYADFKEIVAEQTESTINGFVGNLEKKAEAIKTEEQAPIKAELLKIKKNLLQWAHSQVENLAHLAAKIIAPAWETSKEISKVEGKVGLLFTRNDSLMKLDKEIYNNYQAMTKAGKGHQVSIMGMEGFHGDSWVYAKGGGVVTIDADFIEAQLQQYESHYADYIKERGLNPFKGCVEEIIDRMGKISDLRDSEAVRGLISKMAEKWFPDYPDFGKENILAFFPFRDEVYTGRQQMDGFLKGSGLRGYIFV is encoded by the coding sequence ATGTCTATTCAAAATAATCTTCAATCTATTGTGCGAGATTATACCTCTTCTGCTCCCTCTCCGACGGGCGTATCCTCACCTATTTTAGAGAAAGGCCGCTTGGGGTTGAATAGCCTCGATAAGGAATTAACCGAGAAAATTGAAACATTAATGGGGCATATCGGAGACACAGCTAAATTAGAAGGGGTAGAGGCACAAAAGGCGCAGTTGAGAGGGCAGATCAAGTCAGAGCTAAGAGAATTGAATAAGGAAATTTCTGCACGAATTGAGAATAAAGTAAAAGTGATCATGCAGCCGACTGAAAAGAAGGAAGAGCAGAAGGCCTTAATGAAAGCAAAATCGATGCTGGAGGCCTTGGATAAGCGGCTGGATTCCGTTCAATTAGAGGGCGTTGCGGTCTCGATTTTTAAGGAGCAATCGTCTTTTAAAGGGGATATGCAGAAAATTTTTGAAAAATTTGTCACTAGTTTTGTGGGTAAATTAATGGATAAGGTTCGCTCGCAAATTTATCATGGATGGACAGAAGTAGGCGTAAGTAAACGAGCGCATTATGATAAACAATTGGCCTTATTTGATAGCAAAGAGAAAAAATTAGAAGAGAAGAAGGAAGCCCTCCAAAACGGATTAAGCAAGAATCGAGAATATAGGAAATTGAGTGCAGAGAATGATAGAATGCAAGAGGAAATAGACAAAATTTCAAGTCGCTTACTATCAGGTAATTTAACGCCGAGCGAGACAGAAAGTTTAGGTAAGGAATTTGACCTCCTATTTAAGGAGCAAACAGGCGTGCTAGAGAAAAGGCGAGAGATGGAATTAGCCCATGCGGAGAAAATCAAGGAGCCGTTGCAAGACATACAAAAGGAATTAGATACGATAGCGTCTAAGAGAGTGGAAATTAAAAGCAAAATTGAGGGGATGGAAAAAGGCAAGCAAGCAGGCGTCAAGACACGGGCCCAGATGCAGGCTATAGGAGGGGAGCCCGCTACAATTATTGATGAATCGACTAACTCGACTTTGGATGGCATGTATTTATCGGCGGATAAATTTAGAGCCAAATTGAAAGAAGCAGGCGGGCAAATAGCGGTTGTTAGGTCCAATAATTTTGAAGCTGCCTTAAATTCCCAGGGAAATTTATTACCCGATCAGATCCAGACAATGAAGGAGGCGTTGAAAGGCGCACAGGCTGCCGTGGTTAGATATACCAGGGATAAAGGAGAAGAAGGGAAAGAGGTCCTTTCTGGATTTAAAGTTCAGCAAGGTCAAGTCGATGCCCTTCGCGAGTCATTAGATCCCTTAACGAGCAATGGATGGGTGATTACCGATTCGGATGAAAATGGAGACGTTTTCATTTTCCAACACAAAGATTTAGAGGCATTGAGCAGAGTGGACACCGTTTTAAATTCCGACGGAAATTTAGCGGCAGATCAAGTCCAGACAATAAAGGCAGCTTTAGAAGGAACGAACGCCAAGCTGGTTAAATATGTCAGAGAGGGAGGAACGGAAGCCCTTTCGGGATTTAAACTTCCAGAAGATCAGATCGATTCTATTCTAGGTGCCTTAGACCCTTTAATCCAAAATGGATGGATAATTACCGCGGCTGATGAAAGGGGAGATGTTTTTATTTTTCAACAGAAAGATATGGATGAACTTGACGAGTGGTATAAAGATGAAAATATTCATTATGCACTGACAACTGAAGACATTAATTATCAGTTTAAAGAAGAGCCATTGACCGAAAAAACTTCAACGGGATTTGGCTTTCCCTCTTCTGCTTTAAAAAGCCCTTCTGCTGCCAAAACATTAGAGGAAATGGGAATTGCAGAAGCCGGTTTTACAAAGTATCAATTAGGAGAAAAGGTCTACTTTTTTCCGCAAGAAGATATGCAGGACTATGATAAATTCGCCGAACAAGGAATTCAATTAGCAGACAGTTATGAGTATAAAGACATTGACTTGGACAAAAAATCCAGTGGGGGAACGGTTATCCTGAGCAGCGGTAATGCGGGTGTCTATGAAATGCATAAGCGGGAAATGCTTGCCTATCTGATGCGCGGCATGGATGTCATGGGATTTAATTTTGCCGGCTATGGGGAAAGCAAGGGAGTTCCAAGCGGCGAGACTTTTAAAAAGAATATGGAAGCAGTCTATAATCATATTCAAAAGCATCATCCTGTCCCTGATGAAAAGCTATTATGCAAAGCCTTATGCATGAGCGGCGGTCCAGCGACATATTTGGCGGCCAAGCATCCTAAAATGAATTTGTTTTTGGACCAAACTTATGCCGATTTCAAGGAGATCGTTGCAGAACAAACCGAATCGACAATTAACGGGTTTGTAGGCAACTTAGAGAAAAAAGCAGAAGCTATTAAAACAGAAGAGCAAGCTCCCATAAAGGCAGAATTGCTTAAAATAAAGAAAAATTTGCTTCAATGGGCACATAGCCAAGTAGAAAATCTCGCTCATTTAGCAGCCAAGATCATTGCTCCTGCCTGGGAAACCAGCAAAGAAATCAGCAAGGTCGAGGGAAAAGTCGGATTGCTTTTTACTCGAAATGACTCACTTATGAAATTGGACAAGGAAATTTATAACAATTACCAGGCAATGACCAAGGCCGGTAAAGGGCATCAAGTCTCCATTATGGGAATGGAGGGGTTTCATGGCGATTCTTGGGTCTATGCCAAAGGTGGAGGGGTTGTTACGATAGATGCTGATTTTATTGAAGCGCAATTGCAGCAATATGAATCTCATTATGCCGATTATATAAAAGAGCGTGGCCTCAATCCCTTTAAAGGCTGTGTGGAAGAAATTATTGATCGCATGGGAAAGATTTCCGATTTAAGAGATAGTGAAGCGGTTCGGGGGCTAATATCTAAAATGGCAGAAAAATGGTTTCCCGATTATCCCGATTTCGGTAAAGAAAATATCTTGGCCTTCTTTCCCTTTAGAGATGAAGTGTATACAGGCCGTCAGCAAATGGATGGTTTCTTAAAGGGGAGTGGCCTGCGGGGATATATTTTTGTCTAA
- a CDS encoding phosphatase PAP2 family protein, with the protein MAQREVACLSYRLKKRLEGSFDPISRKTLALFFPFLQPGQEQNEAEKDIYSETLADIVIAKIKARLQEDLRNSRPYPIKKGERYWAGKEPFWGLEIGSWKPWILLAGDQFRLAAPPDDNLFWQDQVQAVKLACDTAGEDKKRLVYFWAGISRKGASQSGDWLKIANDYMWNQHIPLAQMLLVRATLAMGIEDATIAAFDSKYTYWVKRPSMLDNQLKTFIAVPNHPSYPSGHSTIASTSRVILAYFFPQAQSLWSDLAHEAGWSRIWCGLHFPIDDQVGKALGEKIGQAAIQAIPND; encoded by the coding sequence GTGGCACAGCGGGAAGTCGCTTGCTTGTCCTATCGATTAAAAAAGCGTTTAGAAGGCTCGTTTGATCCGATATCTAGAAAAACTTTAGCGCTTTTTTTTCCTTTTTTACAGCCGGGACAAGAGCAAAATGAAGCGGAAAAAGATATCTATTCTGAGACCTTGGCTGATATTGTCATAGCCAAGATAAAGGCGCGATTACAAGAAGATTTAAGAAACAGCCGTCCTTATCCGATTAAAAAGGGAGAGCGCTATTGGGCGGGAAAAGAGCCCTTTTGGGGATTAGAGATCGGCTCTTGGAAGCCGTGGATTTTGCTGGCGGGAGATCAATTCCGCCTTGCCGCTCCGCCTGATGACAATTTGTTCTGGCAAGACCAAGTGCAGGCTGTCAAATTAGCATGCGATACCGCCGGCGAGGATAAGAAAAGGCTCGTCTATTTTTGGGCAGGAATCAGCCGAAAAGGTGCTTCGCAAAGCGGCGATTGGCTTAAGATTGCCAATGATTATATGTGGAACCAGCATATTCCGCTTGCTCAAATGCTGCTTGTCAGGGCTACTCTTGCCATGGGCATTGAGGATGCAACAATTGCGGCCTTTGATTCAAAGTACACCTATTGGGTCAAGCGTCCTTCTATGTTGGATAATCAATTGAAGACGTTCATTGCAGTACCCAATCATCCCAGCTATCCCTCCGGGCATTCCACTATTGCTTCTACTTCACGAGTCATTCTCGCCTATTTTTTTCCTCAAGCTCAATCGCTTTGGTCTGATTTGGCTCATGAGGCCGGTTGGTCGCGCATCTGGTGCGGGTTGCATTTTCCCATCGATGATCAAGTGGGAAAGGCATTGGGAGAAAAAATCGGGCAGGCGGCTATCCAGGCTATTCCGAATGATTGA
- a CDS encoding alkaline phosphatase family protein, giving the protein MFNKASFEAVKTASFEERFCRPLYESYCFARIPETIKGLFLGHLPGQGLPCDVLSDTCRTYQRVMVLFIDGFGWRFLGKYIDQLPFLKRFKERGIISKLTSQFPSTTVAHLTCMHTGLPVGQSGLYEWYYYEPLVDAIISPFRFSFAGDSRELSLEQTGLAYQQFFPSKTLYTHLQSFGIPSYLFYHNAYAFSPYSQTTGRGAGIIPYSSFSDALNKCAELLKQQSRGYFFLYLSDIDTKSHQYGPDSKEVDQEIESYFTELEKTFSHHPAFLDPQTAIVLMADHGQTNTSPQQTFYLNLQLPQIKEAIQANKQGKLLVPAGSPRDLFLHIKEEQFEDTYALLEQALEGKAKVYSTQALIKAKLLGPSPLSSAFLNRVGNLVILPYEGQSVFWYEQDRFEHRFYGNHGGLTREEMETVFLFMEGSTI; this is encoded by the coding sequence ATGTTTAATAAAGCCTCTTTTGAAGCAGTTAAGACAGCCTCTTTCGAGGAGCGTTTTTGCCGGCCTCTTTACGAAAGCTATTGTTTTGCTCGGATTCCAGAAACAATTAAAGGCCTTTTTTTAGGACATCTGCCCGGCCAAGGCCTTCCTTGTGACGTTCTTTCGGATACATGCCGCACTTATCAACGCGTGATGGTATTATTTATTGATGGCTTTGGATGGCGTTTTTTAGGCAAATATATCGATCAGCTTCCTTTTTTGAAAAGATTTAAAGAGCGAGGCATCATTTCCAAGCTGACGTCGCAATTTCCCTCCACAACCGTTGCCCATCTCACTTGCATGCATACGGGGCTGCCTGTTGGACAAAGCGGCTTATATGAATGGTACTATTATGAGCCTCTAGTCGATGCCATTATTTCTCCTTTTCGCTTTTCCTTTGCCGGAGACTCGCGAGAATTGTCATTGGAACAAACAGGCCTGGCCTATCAGCAGTTTTTTCCTAGCAAGACTTTATATACGCATCTTCAATCATTCGGCATTCCGTCTTATCTTTTTTATCATAATGCTTATGCCTTTTCCCCTTACTCTCAAACAACAGGCCGAGGAGCTGGTATCATTCCTTACAGCTCGTTTTCAGATGCCTTAAATAAATGCGCAGAATTGCTTAAGCAGCAATCGAGAGGGTATTTCTTCTTATATCTATCCGACATTGATACCAAGAGCCATCAATATGGCCCCGATTCTAAAGAAGTGGATCAAGAAATTGAATCGTATTTTACAGAATTGGAAAAGACTTTCAGTCATCATCCAGCCTTTCTAGATCCTCAAACGGCGATTGTATTGATGGCTGATCATGGACAGACGAACACGTCTCCTCAGCAAACTTTTTATCTTAACCTGCAACTGCCGCAAATCAAGGAAGCCATTCAGGCAAATAAACAAGGAAAGCTGCTTGTACCCGCAGGATCGCCGCGCGATTTATTTCTGCATATTAAAGAAGAACAGTTTGAAGATACTTACGCTTTATTGGAGCAAGCCCTAGAAGGAAAAGCAAAGGTATACAGCACTCAAGCGCTAATAAAAGCTAAGCTACTTGGTCCTTCGCCTCTTTCCTCAGCCTTTTTAAATCGGGTAGGCAATCTGGTCATCCTGCCTTATGAAGGCCAGTCTGTTTTTTGGTACGAGCAGGACCGCTTTGAACACCGCTTTTACGGCAATCATGGGGGATTGACGCGGGAAGAAATGGAAACCGTTTTTCTTTTTATGGAAGGCTCGACCATTTGA
- a CDS encoding LysR family transcriptional regulator, with translation MPSLDRLSLFVKVVEANSFIAVADQLNLSRAAISKQIALLEQELGVKLMERTTRRLRLTEAGELYYARCKHLFQVMEEMQAMMSTLRKEPTGTLRVICARYFGEKYVIPHLGEFLAAYPRLKVDLELAERVPNLSKEEIDLVLGMSIPGPLEAVQRTISQTRYAICASPAYFEQFGIPKKPMDLVGHRYLTHSMRQPDDVLEFAENLQIHIDPFLRLNDANALLTCALDGLGIVKLHYYMVKEALKEQKLVEVLTQYSQRIYPIYVCYIQNRYLLPKIRHFIDFMLAKVDKDLSR, from the coding sequence CGCTAGATCGCTTGAGCTTATTTGTAAAAGTTGTAGAAGCCAATAGCTTTATTGCCGTTGCCGATCAGCTGAATTTATCTCGGGCAGCAATTAGCAAGCAGATTGCTTTATTGGAACAAGAATTGGGAGTCAAGCTCATGGAGCGCACGACGCGACGCTTGAGATTGACGGAAGCGGGCGAGCTTTACTACGCGCGCTGCAAGCACTTATTTCAAGTTATGGAAGAGATGCAGGCCATGATGTCGACCTTACGCAAAGAGCCAACAGGAACGCTTAGAGTGATCTGTGCACGCTATTTTGGAGAAAAGTATGTGATCCCGCATTTAGGAGAGTTTTTGGCCGCTTATCCACGCTTGAAAGTAGACTTGGAATTAGCGGAAAGGGTGCCCAATCTATCAAAGGAAGAAATTGATCTGGTGCTGGGCATGTCCATTCCGGGGCCATTGGAAGCTGTTCAGCGTACGATTAGCCAAACGCGGTATGCTATTTGTGCTTCTCCTGCTTATTTCGAGCAATTTGGCATTCCGAAGAAGCCAATGGATTTGGTGGGGCATCGCTATTTAACGCATAGCATGCGCCAACCCGATGATGTCTTAGAATTTGCAGAGAATTTGCAAATTCATATCGATCCTTTTTTGCGGCTAAACGATGCAAATGCCTTGTTAACATGCGCACTAGATGGGCTAGGAATAGTAAAATTGCATTACTATATGGTTAAGGAGGCATTAAAAGAACAAAAACTAGTAGAAGTCTTAACGCAGTACAGCCAACGCATTTACCCTATTTACGTCTGCTATATTCAAAATCGCTATCTGTTGCCCAAAATTCGCCATTTTATTGATTTTATGCTAGCAAAAGTAGACAAAGACCTCAGCCGGTAA